One Falco naumanni isolate bFalNau1 chromosome 12, bFalNau1.pat, whole genome shotgun sequence genomic region harbors:
- the MERTK gene encoding tyrosine-protein kinase Mer isoform X4, protein MGGGCWALLWALLAALRPPRGGADDADRNSGLRPYLSAESHRSERSVVTVDHWPHQSTEKPREEPSASSLGQIKFNPTVQHIVINEHKDVVFNCSIKVPQLLLRPDASGISLWKDGRELHVLDRISTSHFEISDEEEVAMTSTFSILAAQRSDNGSYVCKLNISGMEVVSDPILVQLEGLPHFIRQPEKLNVTKNSPFNLTCQAVGPPEPVEIYWFRNNIRVNEKPHISPSVLTVPGLNETALFSCEAHNSKGLTASNPGQVNVKGIPSAPESVHVINSLANGIVISWVPGFDAFSALNSCSIQVKEAVPRSNVSLLLFNTSVPPHMYHIQQLEPMANYNICVSCRNEVGWSAFSSWITASTTEGAPTTPPLNVTVLFNESSSSLEIRWVKPSLGRIHGELQGYHVWYRWHNSKGLQNVSAEAWQNASVAILPVVATNATCSIRVAAVTKGGVGPFSSPVEVFIPDSGLITSAPSSTPASGNADSFIVALGFICGTIAVGLILCLSVVIQKRCVETKYGNAFSRNNSELAVNYTAKKSYCRRAIELTLGSLGVSSELQQKLQDVVVDRNALSLGKVLGEGEFGSVMEGHLSQPEGTPQKVAVKTMKLDNFSQREIEEFLSEAACMKDFDHPNVIKLLGVCIELSSQQVPKPMVILPFMKYGDLHSFLLRSRLEMAPQFVPLQTLVKFMVDIALGMEYLSSRHFLHRDLAARNCMLRDDMTVCVADFGLSKKIYSGDYYRQGRIAKMPVKWIAIESLADRVYTTKSDVWAFGVTMWEIVTRGMTPYPGVQNHEIYEYLFHGQRLKKPENCLDELYEIMSACWRADPAARPTFSQLKVHLEKLLENLPTVRGSGDVIYINTSLPDESPDSTQDSGFPQADSDVDPGDITEPCSPQAEAALVAVDVHHNEPWGTRYVLEEQLGGPTEEAYVPLLPTAAAGEGPAWSQASTLPAGGSLTPGLPCAGSCAGDSGVLL, encoded by the exons ATGGGCGGCGGGTGCTGGGCGCTGCTCTGGGCGCTGCTGGCGGCCCTGCGCcctccccgcggcggggccg atgatgCTGACCGAAATTCAGGTCTAAGGCCGTACCTGTCAGCAGAGTCCCACCGCTCTGAGCGAAGTGTGGTCACCGTTGATCACTGGCCTCACCAGAGCACAGAGAAGCCCCGAGAGGAGCCCTCAGCCAGCTCTCTAGGACAGATTAAGTTTAACCCCACGGTGCAACACATTGTGATTAACGAACACAAGGATGTCGTGTTTAATTGCTCTATCAAAgtacctcagctgctgctccgGCCAGATGCCTCGGGCATTTCCTTGTGGAAAGATGGGAGGGAGCTGCATGTTCTGGACCGTATCTCCACCAGCCACTTCGAGATCTCTGACGAGGAGGAGGTAGCGATGACCTCCACCTTCAG TATCCTTGCTGCCCAGCGCTCAGATAATGGCTCCTACGTCTGCAAACTCAACATCTCTGGCATGGAGGTGGTGTCGGATCCTATTTTGGTGCAGCTGGAAG GGCTCCCGCACTTCATTCGTCAGCCTGAGAAGCTGAACGTCACCAAAAACAGCCCCTTCAACCTCACATGCCAAGCTGTGGGCCCGCCGGAGCCTGTGGAGATCTACTGGTTTCGCAACAACATCCGAGTCAATGAGAAGCCCCACATCTCCCCATCAGTCCTGACTGTGCCAG GTCTTAATGAAACAGCACTGTTCAGCTGTGAGGCTCACAACAGTAAAGGGCTGACTGCATCCAACCCAGGGCAGGTGAACGTGAAAG GAATACCATCCGCACCTGAAAGCGTGCATGTCATCAACAGTCTGGCCAACGGTATCGTGATATCCTGGGTGCCAGGCTTTGATGCATTCTCTGCCTTGAACAGCTGCAGTATCCAG GTCAAGGAAGCTGTTCCACGAAGTAACGTCTCACTTCTGCTCTTCAACACCTCGGTGCCTCCCCACATGTATCAcatccagcagctggagcccaTGGCAAACTATAACATCTGCgtttcctgcagaaatgaagTCGGCTGGTCAGCATTTAGCTCCTGGATAACAGCCAGCACCACCGAGGGAG CTCCAACCACCCCACCACTGAATGTCACAGTGTTGTTCAATGAATCTAGCTCCTCCTTGGAGATCCGATGGGTGAAGCCATCCCTGGGGAGGATCCATGGGGAACTGCAGGGCTATCACGTCTGGTACAGGTGGCATAACTCCAAGGGGTTG CAGAACGTCTCCGCTGAAGCCTGGCAGAATGCTAGCGTGGCCATCCTGCCTGTGGTGGCCACTAACGCCACCTGCTCCATCCGTGTGGCTGCCGTCACCAAAGGGGGAGTGGGACCCTTCAGCAGCCCAGTGGAGGTCTTCATCCCTGACAGCG GATTAATAACCTCAGCTCCCTCTTCGACTCCAGCCTCCGGAAACGCAGACTCCTTTATTGTAGCCCTGGGCTTTATCTGTGGGACGATTGCCGTTGGGCTGATCCTCTGCTTGTCCGTGGTCATCCAGAAAAGATGCGTGGAAACAAAATACGG GAATGCTTTCAGCAGGAACAACTCGGAGCTGGCAGTGAACTACACGGCCAAGAAGTCCTACTGCCGGAGAGCCATTGAACTTACGc TGGGCAGCCTGGGTGTCAGCAGTGAGctccagcagaagctgcaggatGTTGTTGTGGACAGGAATGccctcagcctggggaaggtCCTGGGAGAGG GGGAGTTCGGGTCCGTGATGGAGGGGCATCTCAGCCAGCCCGAGGGCACCCCGCAGAAGGTGGCTGTGAAGACCATGAAAC tGGATAACTTTTCCCAGAGGGAGATAGAAGAGTTCCTCAGCGAAGCAGCGTGTATGAAGGACTTCGACCATCCAAATGTCATCAAGCTCCTAG GTGTGTGCATCGAGCTGAGCTCCCAGCAGGTCCCCAAGCCCATGGTGATTCTCCCATTCATGAAATACGGTGACTTGCACAGCTTCCTGCTTCGCTCACGGCTGGAGATGGCCCCCCAG TTTGTGCCCCTGCAGACACTGGTGAAGTTCATGGTCGATATCGCCCTGGGGATGGAGTATCTGAGCAGTCGGCACTTTCTCCACAGGGATTTGGCGGCTCGAAACTGCAT GTTACGGGACGACATGACAGTATGCGTGGCAGACTTTGGTTTGTCAAAGAAGATTTACAGCGGTGATTACTACCGTCAGGGCCGAATAGCAAAAATGCCAGTGAAGTGGATTGCCATTGAGTCCCTGGCCGACCGCGTCTACACCACCAAGAGCGATGTG TGGGCATTTGGTGTTACCATGTGGGAGATAGTGACCCGAGGGATGACGCCCTACCCAGGAGTGCAGAACCACGAGATCTACGAGTACCTCTTCCACGGGCAGCGCCTGAAAAAGCCTGAGAACTGCTTGGATGAGCT GTATGAAATAATGTCTGCGTGCTGGAGAGCCGACCCTGCCGCCCGCCCGACATTCTCACAGCTGAAGGTCCAtctggagaagctgctggaaaacCTGCCCACCGTCAGAGGATCTGGGGATGTCATCTACATCAACACCAGCCTGCCCGATGAGAGCCCAGACTCCACCCAGGATTCGGGCTTCCCCCAAGCGGACTCTGATGTGGACCCTGGGGACATTACCgagccctgctccccccaaGCAGAGGCGGCGCTGGTGGCCGTGGACGTCCACCACAATGAACCATGGGGGACAAGGTACGTCCTGGAGGAGCAGCTTGGTGGCCCCACGGAGGAGGCCTACGTCCCGTTGCTGCCCACTGCGGCGGCCGGCGAGGGTCCGGCATGGAGCCAGGCCAGCACCTTGCCCGCTGGCGGTTCGCTCACGCCGGGGCTGCCGTGTGCcgggagctgtgctggggactCCGGAGTGCTGCTGTGA